The DNA sequence CAAATGCAACATTTTGTTAAAGCAATTGTTTATCGTCTTGGGACTTACGCAAATCTTTAACTATTCTTACTTTATTACATCGATTGATGAAGAGGTTTGAATAGCGATGTCTGATGATAAATGTAAGTACAAATCTTATGATGGACAGTGTTGCGAAGAAACAGACATAGGGTCTGGATATTGTTTTTGGCACGATAAAGACATCGACAAGAGTGGTATGGACCTATCAGAACGGCTCGAAGAATACGCCAAAAGTGGAGGATTATTACAAGGTTTGTGTCTAGCTAGAGCAAATCTAGAAAACGTAAACCTCGTCCGTCATGGCCAAAAAGAAGGCTATGACCTGCGCCACGGTGACTTTTATAGGGCTAATATGACCAATGCACACCTGTTCAATGCCAACCTCGAAGGTTCATCCCTAATGAAGGCCAAACTATCCGAGGCCAACTTACACTGCGCCAATCTTCACAATTGTAATTTACTTGGCGCTAAGCTCACTAATGCGCGCCTCGACAACATCAAGCTTGGTACTCATGTTCAACAAGAAGCCGTAGCTAGACGAGCCGAACTGCGTGGTGAGCGAGAAAAAGCAATCGATTATTATGAGCAGTCAGAAGAAATCTATCGGGCATTAAGAAAAGCCGCGGACGACGATGGTTTGATAAAGCTTGCCGGTACCCTCGCCTACAAAGAGTTAACAATGCAACGAAAACAAAGAGAAAAGTTTTCTCTTGAACGTATTATGTTGAAATTTGTTGATTTGTTTTGTGGATACGGTGAAAAGCCTATCAATGTCATTATATTTTCTATGGGTTTAATTTTACTGTCCGCAGTTGCGTTCTTTTTTCTCGGGGTTGATTCAGGTGACGGGATCATAAGGTTTAATCCCGCCAATACCTTTAAACAAAACATCGAAGACTTAGGCAGCTCCATTTATTTTAGTGTTGTGACTTTTACCACCTTGGGTTACGGCGATATCCACCCACATGGATGGGCTCGACTTGTGGCGACGATTGAAGCGTTTGTCGGAAGTTTTGCGTTAGCGCTTTATGTCGTCGTTTTTGTAAAAAAATCGAGCAGATAGTATTTTTTAGGACAGTTTTGTATAAAAAAGAATCATTTAGTGTAAATTTACTTTTTTTGAAACTTTTTTTCATTTATAAGGTCTATTGTGTTGAATGGTGTTGAACATCTTGAGACCGTGTTTGATATCATTTCTTCATTATTTTGTTCCAATATTTGGACGGGCCAGCACCCTGCTGGCCTTTTTTTGTTGCCCTACCGTTTAAAACAATCCACCTCGCTCTTTGAGCATCTGATTCAATCCCGACTGGCGTGAGGTGTGCGTTGCCACCATCTTTTTAATGACCGCCGAACTGCCATAAATGGTAAATTGCTTTTTAGCGCGCGTAATCGCCGTATATAACAATTCTTTACTCAACAGTGCCCCTGCTTGTCCCTCTGGCGGTAACACTAACAAACCATGACTAAACTCTGATCCTTGGCTTTTATGGACTGTCATCGCGTACACGCTTTCGTGTGCAGGTAATCTTTGATTAAACAACCGCTTAATAGCGCCTTGGGCATCGATAAAATAAGTCACTAGCAGGCCTGATTCTGGCTCAATCGCCTGGATACCAATATCACCATTGAATAGGCCTAAATGGTAAGCATTTTCAGTGATCAATACAGGTCTTCCAGCAAAGTGACCATCGTGAGTAGTATTGGATTCAATCTTTAGGGCTTGTACAAATTGGCCATTGAGCCCCTCAACACCTGTGTCACCTTGCCTTACACACGCCAATATCTGAAATTGATGTAATTGCTCAAACATGGCAAAAACTTGGGTTTCCTCTTGTGCGACCGTCAAAGACCGAGCAGCATGGCACAACTCTGAATAATGTGGCACCAATGCACGCACGATGTCATTTAACTCAATGTCTCTCTGCGGCAAGATTGCAATGTCGGCTTTTGGGTTTGTTGCTTGGCTGAATCTCTGAACTACATTCCTGTCGACATTTTGAACTAAAATTTGTATCACACTGTTTACATCGCCATCGATAACAGCACGAGCCAGCTTACCTATACCGCCAACCGCATCAAATCGGTAACTGTGTTTCAGTTTAGTTAACGGCATTACTCGTTTTTGCTCGTCATCTGTTAACACATTTAGTGGCTGACATATCTCCGCTAAAATATTTCCCGCCTCTACCGATGCCAGCTGTTGTTCATCTCCCAACAAAACCAATTGCGTTTGCGGTGCTAAAGCATCAACCAACTTACACATCATGGACAAATCAACCATAGACGCCTCATCTAAAATAAGAACATCTAAAGGTAATTTGTTGTTTTGATTATATAGAAATCCAGACCCTCTTGGCTTTAGGAGCCGGTGAAGTGTCGTTGCTTCGGTTGGGATTTGGCTTTTTATGTGAGATTCAACCCCTTCGAGGGTTTTTACATTACTTGAAATAGACTCCGTCAGTCTAAGTGCTGCCTTACCTGTTGGTGCCGCTAGTGCAATCTTTAACGGCCCTAGTTGGTCTTTTACAAATGACGCTTGTTGTTCGTACAAGTAAATCGTCGCAGCGAGTAGTTTAATGACTGTGGTGGTTTTACCCGTTCCTGGTCCACCTGTGATCACTGAAAATCGATAATTTAGACTATTTAGCACGGCCTGGCGTTGCCAATCGTAATCAGGCCCACCTGTGTAGCCATCGTCAAGCGGTTTAAAAAGCTG is a window from the Psychrosphaera ytuae genome containing:
- a CDS encoding ion channel, whose translation is MSDDKCKYKSYDGQCCEETDIGSGYCFWHDKDIDKSGMDLSERLEEYAKSGGLLQGLCLARANLENVNLVRHGQKEGYDLRHGDFYRANMTNAHLFNANLEGSSLMKAKLSEANLHCANLHNCNLLGAKLTNARLDNIKLGTHVQQEAVARRAELRGEREKAIDYYEQSEEIYRALRKAADDDGLIKLAGTLAYKELTMQRKQREKFSLERIMLKFVDLFCGYGEKPINVIIFSMGLILLSAVAFFFLGVDSGDGIIRFNPANTFKQNIEDLGSSIYFSVVTFTTLGYGDIHPHGWARLVATIEAFVGSFALALYVVVFVKKSSR
- the recD gene encoding exodeoxyribonuclease V subunit alpha, which gives rise to MDNKVVVLEPIKEQANSIFAQSVNIDGGKTGSRNVSIMTWLRTNKEKGLLTELEFQFANFIARQEILGMSSGDYSEHEPIINLITIMSAHVIRRFNAQSTCFEITDCHIDMFDNQESLILPAKSTWPDCIDQAKSTGNGGPLTFYNGFLFLTRNFNYEVSLANYLSTQSKISPALSFNSFEGAPGHAPGHFGQDNTLVSLLAQLFKPLDDGYTGGPDYDWQRQAVLNSLNYRFSVITGGPGTGKTTTVIKLLAATIYLYEQQASFVKDQLGPLKIALAAPTGKAALRLTESISSNVKTLEGVESHIKSQIPTEATTLHRLLKPRGSGFLYNQNNKLPLDVLILDEASMVDLSMMCKLVDALAPQTQLVLLGDEQQLASVEAGNILAEICQPLNVLTDDEQKRVMPLTKLKHSYRFDAVGGIGKLARAVIDGDVNSVIQILVQNVDRNVVQRFSQATNPKADIAILPQRDIELNDIVRALVPHYSELCHAARSLTVAQEETQVFAMFEQLHQFQILACVRQGDTGVEGLNGQFVQALKIESNTTHDGHFAGRPVLITENAYHLGLFNGDIGIQAIEPESGLLVTYFIDAQGAIKRLFNQRLPAHESVYAMTVHKSQGSEFSHGLLVLPPEGQAGALLSKELLYTAITRAKKQFTIYGSSAVIKKMVATHTSRQSGLNQMLKERGGLF